A window from Solanum stenotomum isolate F172 chromosome 7, ASM1918654v1, whole genome shotgun sequence encodes these proteins:
- the LOC125870819 gene encoding uncharacterized protein LOC125870819 isoform X2 translates to MKHLVAKSWRDELASLVEDSGIRFAGDAVEISAPTYSTPAFEEKRSVYESPAIEEVVAEPESFKDQIEGFAKAWGEMLLELMRGCRDVVQQSLLTEESYIVQKTKGPLAEASRRLSVLNEFLPEDRDPVHAWPVIFFVFFLALSALSVNSKQETSGKLVKEVHIHPPSATRLLLPDGRHMAYHEIGVPSNKARYSVIAPHGFLSSRLGGIPGVKVSLLEEFGIRLVTYDLPGFGESDPHPERNLNSSALDMQYLADALGVDSKFWVLGYSSGAIHAWAAMKFIPDRVAGVAMFSPFINPYESSMTKEETRETWNKWTRKRKLTYYLARRSPKFLDYFYRRTFLSGNHGQIDKYMSLSLGQKDKALIREPAFEEFWHRDVEESIRQGSTKPFIEEASLQVSNWGFSLVDLQVQEKCSGKGILSWLKFGYGQVRCELTGFLGPVHIWQGLDDQVVPHQMTDYIARILPRVVVHKLPDEGHFSYFFFCDECHRQMFLTIFGSPQGPLEESIEAPTEEDGEQEAANLDLAAE, encoded by the exons ATGAAGCATTTAG TTGCGAAGTCATGGAGAGACGAGCTAGCGAGTTTAGTGGAGGATAGTGGGATAAGGTTTGCCGGAGATGCTGTAGAAATCTCTGCTCCGACGTATTCTACGCCGGCGTTTGAGGAGAAGAGATCGGTGTATGAGTCGCCGGCGATTGAGGAGGTTGTAGCAGAGCCGGAGAGTTTTAAGGACCAAATCGAGGGTTTCGCAAAGGCTTGGGGAGAAATGTTGCTGGAATTGATGAGAGGTTGTAGAGATGTGGTGCAACAAAGCTTGTTGACTGAGGAATCTTACATTGTGCAGAAAACTAAGGGTCCTTTAGCTGAAGCTTCCAGGAGGTTGAGTGTTTTGAACGAGTTTTTGCCGGAGGATCGTGATCCGGTGCATGCGTGGCCGGTGATTTTCTTCGTCTTCTTCCTCGCCCTGTCCG CATTGAGTGTAAATAGTAAACAAGAAACCTCAGGCAAGCTAGTGAAAGAAGTGCACATACATCCTCCTAGTGCTACTCGTTTACTGCTTCCAGACGGCAGACATATGGCATACCATGAAATAGGAGTTCCATCAAACAAAGCTAGATATTCTGTAATTGCTCCACATGGCTTCCTCTCTTCTCGACTTGGAG GTATACCTGGAGTGAAAGTATCACTTCTTGAAGAGTTTGGCATTCGTTTGGTAACTTATGACCTTCCAGGTTTTGGAGAGAGTGATCCTCACCCTGAGCGGAACCTTAACTCATCTGCTCTGGACATGCAATACTTGGCAGATGCCTTAGGAGTTGATAGTAAATTCTGGGTTTTGGGCTACTCAAGTGGAGCAATACATGCTTGGGCTGCAATGAAATTTATACCTGATCGAGTTGCTG GTGTAGCTATGTTTTCCCCATTTATCAACCCATATGAATCAAGCATGACCAAAGAAGAGACGAGAGAAACTTGGAACAAGTGGACAAGGAAAAGGAAATTGACATACTATTTAGCTCGAAGATCTCCAAAATTTCTTGATTACTTCTATCGCCGGACATTTCTATCTGGAAATCATGGTCAAATTGATAAATACATGTCTCTGTCGCTGGGACAAAAG GATAAAGCGCTGATCAGAGAACCAGCCTTTGAAGAGTTTTGGCACAGGGATGTTGAGGAATCAATACGTCAGGGCAGCACTAAGCCATTTATAGAGGAAGCTTCACTTCAGGTGTCAAATTGGGGGTTTAGCCTTGTGGATCTTCAAGTGCAAGAAAAGTGTTCTGGTAAAGGGATTCTATCATGGCTTAAGTTTGGTTATGGTCAAGTGAGGTGCGAATTGACTGGATTTCTAGGACCAGTTCACATATGGCAG GGATTGGATGATCAGGTTGTACCGCACCAAATGACCGACTATATAGCTAGAATTCTGCCAAGAGTGGTGGTGCACAAGCTTCCTGACGAGGGACACTTTTCCTATTTCTTCTTCTGTGACGAATGCCACAGACAAATGTTCCTGACCATTTTCGGAAGCCCTCAGGGGCCTCTTGAAGAGAGCATTGAAGCTCCAACGGAAGAAGATGGAGAACAGGAAGCTGCAAATCTAGATTTGGCAGCAGAATGA
- the LOC125870819 gene encoding uncharacterized protein LOC125870819 isoform X1 — MADVAVAKSWRDELASLVEDSGIRFAGDAVEISAPTYSTPAFEEKRSVYESPAIEEVVAEPESFKDQIEGFAKAWGEMLLELMRGCRDVVQQSLLTEESYIVQKTKGPLAEASRRLSVLNEFLPEDRDPVHAWPVIFFVFFLALSALSVNSKQETSGKLVKEVHIHPPSATRLLLPDGRHMAYHEIGVPSNKARYSVIAPHGFLSSRLGGIPGVKVSLLEEFGIRLVTYDLPGFGESDPHPERNLNSSALDMQYLADALGVDSKFWVLGYSSGAIHAWAAMKFIPDRVAGVAMFSPFINPYESSMTKEETRETWNKWTRKRKLTYYLARRSPKFLDYFYRRTFLSGNHGQIDKYMSLSLGQKDKALIREPAFEEFWHRDVEESIRQGSTKPFIEEASLQVSNWGFSLVDLQVQEKCSGKGILSWLKFGYGQVRCELTGFLGPVHIWQGLDDQVVPHQMTDYIARILPRVVVHKLPDEGHFSYFFFCDECHRQMFLTIFGSPQGPLEESIEAPTEEDGEQEAANLDLAAE; from the exons ATGGCGGATGTTGCAGTTGCGAAGTCATGGAGAGACGAGCTAGCGAGTTTAGTGGAGGATAGTGGGATAAGGTTTGCCGGAGATGCTGTAGAAATCTCTGCTCCGACGTATTCTACGCCGGCGTTTGAGGAGAAGAGATCGGTGTATGAGTCGCCGGCGATTGAGGAGGTTGTAGCAGAGCCGGAGAGTTTTAAGGACCAAATCGAGGGTTTCGCAAAGGCTTGGGGAGAAATGTTGCTGGAATTGATGAGAGGTTGTAGAGATGTGGTGCAACAAAGCTTGTTGACTGAGGAATCTTACATTGTGCAGAAAACTAAGGGTCCTTTAGCTGAAGCTTCCAGGAGGTTGAGTGTTTTGAACGAGTTTTTGCCGGAGGATCGTGATCCGGTGCATGCGTGGCCGGTGATTTTCTTCGTCTTCTTCCTCGCCCTGTCCG CATTGAGTGTAAATAGTAAACAAGAAACCTCAGGCAAGCTAGTGAAAGAAGTGCACATACATCCTCCTAGTGCTACTCGTTTACTGCTTCCAGACGGCAGACATATGGCATACCATGAAATAGGAGTTCCATCAAACAAAGCTAGATATTCTGTAATTGCTCCACATGGCTTCCTCTCTTCTCGACTTGGAG GTATACCTGGAGTGAAAGTATCACTTCTTGAAGAGTTTGGCATTCGTTTGGTAACTTATGACCTTCCAGGTTTTGGAGAGAGTGATCCTCACCCTGAGCGGAACCTTAACTCATCTGCTCTGGACATGCAATACTTGGCAGATGCCTTAGGAGTTGATAGTAAATTCTGGGTTTTGGGCTACTCAAGTGGAGCAATACATGCTTGGGCTGCAATGAAATTTATACCTGATCGAGTTGCTG GTGTAGCTATGTTTTCCCCATTTATCAACCCATATGAATCAAGCATGACCAAAGAAGAGACGAGAGAAACTTGGAACAAGTGGACAAGGAAAAGGAAATTGACATACTATTTAGCTCGAAGATCTCCAAAATTTCTTGATTACTTCTATCGCCGGACATTTCTATCTGGAAATCATGGTCAAATTGATAAATACATGTCTCTGTCGCTGGGACAAAAG GATAAAGCGCTGATCAGAGAACCAGCCTTTGAAGAGTTTTGGCACAGGGATGTTGAGGAATCAATACGTCAGGGCAGCACTAAGCCATTTATAGAGGAAGCTTCACTTCAGGTGTCAAATTGGGGGTTTAGCCTTGTGGATCTTCAAGTGCAAGAAAAGTGTTCTGGTAAAGGGATTCTATCATGGCTTAAGTTTGGTTATGGTCAAGTGAGGTGCGAATTGACTGGATTTCTAGGACCAGTTCACATATGGCAG GGATTGGATGATCAGGTTGTACCGCACCAAATGACCGACTATATAGCTAGAATTCTGCCAAGAGTGGTGGTGCACAAGCTTCCTGACGAGGGACACTTTTCCTATTTCTTCTTCTGTGACGAATGCCACAGACAAATGTTCCTGACCATTTTCGGAAGCCCTCAGGGGCCTCTTGAAGAGAGCATTGAAGCTCCAACGGAAGAAGATGGAGAACAGGAAGCTGCAAATCTAGATTTGGCAGCAGAATGA
- the LOC125870829 gene encoding mitochondrial import inner membrane translocase subunit TIM14-2 encodes MVAPLVAGMAIAAAAYASRYGVQAWQAFKARPPTARMRKFYEGGFQPTMNRREAALILGVRESTEADKVREAHRKVMVANHPDAGGSHYLASKINEAKDTLLGQTKSNGSAF; translated from the exons ATG GTCGCGCCATTAGTAGCAGGAATGGCTATTGCCGCTGCTGCATATGCTTCAAGGTATGGAGTCCAGGCATGGCAAGCATTTAAGGCCAGACCTCCCACTGCGAGAATGCGCAAGTTTTATGAAGGAGGTTTTCAGCCTACAATGAACAGAAGGGAAGCAGCTTTGATTCTTGGAGTCAG GGAAAGCACTGAAGCAGATAAAGTGAGGGAAGCACATAGGAAGGTGATGGTAGCTAACCATCCAGATGCAGGAGGTAGTCACTACCTTGCTTCTAAAATAAACGAGGCGAAAGACACTTTACTTGGACAGACGAAGAGCAATGGATCCGCGTTCTAG
- the LOC125870820 gene encoding protein IQ-DOMAIN 2-like: MGKKGSWFSSVKKALSPDPKEKADKKASKSKKKWFGKEKHTLPDSSTAVTATASPPRPVPAPPVEEVKLEEVEEEQTKHAYSVAVATAAAAEAAVAAAHAAAEVVRLTTVNQFSGKSQEEVAAIRVQTAFRGYLARRALRALRGLVRLKSLVDGPTAKRQTANALKCMQTLSRMQSQISSRRIRMLEENRALQRQLMQKHVKELESLRRGEEWDDSLQSKERVEASLLSKYEAAVRRERALAYSYSHQQTWKKSSRSTNLLFMDPTNPQWGWSWLERWTGARPWESQSMSEKQLKTDQIFVRSVSISGGEIAKSFARHQLNSELPSSPSSQKPSHPSGYHSPTTPSKPTTSVAAARKLKPASPRISAMNQDDDIRSMQSERNRRHSIAGSSIRDDESLASSPSVPSYMVSTQSATAKTRLQSPLGMENGTPEKGSAGSVKKRLSYPPSPARPRRHSGPPKFNTSLNTSITEDHVNGVVN; the protein is encoded by the exons ATGGGGAAGAAAGGAAGCTGGTTTTCTTCTGTAAAGAAGGCTTTGAGCCCAGATCCTAAGGAAAAGGCTGACAAG AAAGCAAGTAAATCAAAGAAGAAATGGTTTGGGAAAGAAAAGCATACGCTCCCTGACTCTTCGACCGCGGTAACTGCAACAGCGTCTCCTCCTCGTCCTGTTCCTGCCCCCCCTGTGGAAGAGGTCAAATTGGAGGAAGTGGAAGAGGAGCAGACGAAACATGCTTATTCAGTTGCAGTTGCCACAGCTGCAGCGGCTGAAGCTGCTGTCGCAGCTGCCCATGCTGCTGCAGAGGTTGTCCGGTTGACTACAGTGAACCAATTTTCTGGCAAATCACAAGAGGAAGTAGCTGCAATAAGAGTTCAGACTGCATTTCGAGGTTATCTG GCTAGGAGGGCATTGAGGGCCTTACGAGGACTTGTCAGACTCAAATCGCTTGTTGATGGACCTACGGCCAAGAGACAAACTGCAAATGCTCTAAAATGCATGCAAACACTATCTCGGATGCAATCTCAGATTAGTTCAAGAAGGATCAGGATGTTGGAGGAGAACCGAGCTCTCCAGAGGCAGCTTATGCAAAAGCATGTGAAAGAACTTGAGAGTCTGAGG AGAGGAGAAGAATGGGATGATAGTCTACAATCCAAGGAGCGGGTTGAAGCTAGCTTGCTCAGCAAATATGAAGCTGCAGTTAGACGAGAAAGAGCGCTTGCATATTCATATTCTCACCAG CAAACCTGGAAGAAATCATCAAGATCTACCAATTTGTTGTTCATGGATCCAACCAATCCGCAATGGGGTTGGAGCTGGCTAGAGCGGTGGACGGGTGCTAGGCCTTGGGAAAGTCAAAGCATGTCTGAGAAACAACTTAAAACCGATCAGATATTTGTTAGAAGCGTGAGCATTTCTGGAGGAGAAATTGCGAAGTCATTTGCCCGTCATCAGCTGAATTCTGAACTCCCTTCGTCTCCATCCAGCCAAAAGCCGAGCCATCCATCAGGCTACCACTCTCCAACAACCCCTTCCAAGCCAACCACTTCAGTAGCAGCAGCCAGAAAACTGAAACCAGCAAGCCCGAGAATTAGTGCAATGAACCAAGATGATGATATCCGAAGCATGCAGTCAGAACGGAACAGGAGGCACAGCATTGCAGGATCATCTATAAGAGATGATGAGAGCCTGGCAAGCTCGCCTTCAGTCCCAAGTTACATGGTGTCCACTCAGTCTGCGACGGCCAAAACACGGTTGCAAAGTCCATTAGGCATGGAAAATGGCACACCAGAAAAAGGATCAGCAGGGTCTGTGAAGAAGCGGCTCTCTTATCCACCGTCACCTGCCAGACCAAGGCGGCATTCAGGCCCACCAAAATTTAACACCTCCTTGAACACCTCCATCACCGAAGATCATGTGAATGGAGTCGTCAACTAA